The DNA window TTTTTCATTTTTTTGCACGCCTTTGTATACAGGGCATGCAGTGCATCTCCAAACGCGCCGAAGGCACAGGCAAATCCGCAGAAGAATCTGCCAAATACCATTGTATAGAGACAGATTACCAGAAGCACCGTCACAAACGACGTCATGGCAATCTTTTCCCCTGCACCGATCTGCGTGAAAATGTATTTTACCCCTGCAAATGCCGCAGTATAAACCGATGGGATAAACAGAAAATAAAGAAGCTGGATCAGCGCCCGCAGCCAGGTATGCAGTTTTTTCCTGTCTTTTGCTGTAAGATTATGTATATCCATGATTGCCTCCCTAGTTTGCTGCTTCTTCAAGTGCCTGTGTTACCGCCTCTTTGATACCGGTCGAACTGAATGTCGCACCACTGATCGTATCCACATCTGCACTCTGCGCTTCTATGATCTTCGGAATGATATCTTCCGCCATGGAAAGATATGCACCATCTTCTTTTTCCGCCGATGTTATGTTAATCTCAGAAATTTTTCCGTTTTCAATGATAACTTCCACATCCACCGGTCCGCCAAATCCCTGCGCTTCTCCGGTATAGGTTCCGTCTTTATAAGCGACCTCTGTGGCTTCCTCTGCCGCATTGCCGGACTGTTCCTGTTCCAGCTCTGCCTGCTGCTCTTTGAGTTTTTCCTCTGCCTGTTCCCGTTTGTCAAGTACCGTATTATATCCGGTCAGGCAGACAATGACTGCCACTAAACTGATCGCTCTGGTCCAAAATTCTCCCATCGTCTGTTCTCTTTCCTTTTTGTTTCTTATTACCGTTTTGCATTATTTAACGCCTGCTGGCATGCATCGATAATCGCCTGGGACGTACAAGTCGCTCTGGATACTGTATCGATGCCATCCAGATTGCCTTTTTTGATAATCTGATCTACCACACCCGCCTTGCTGGATGTTCCGTTGATTGCTCTTCGGATGTAACTGTCGTTATCGGATCCTCCGTCTCCATATATATTTGTAATTCCCACAATCTCATCATCCCGGATCGCCACCGTAGCGAACAGGTTATAGGCTACAAAATCCATATCTTCATCCGGCAAACAAAGCACGGTTACCGGATACTCACCATCGATATATGTACTTTCCGGCACATCCGGTTCCGGAGCCTCATTGCTGCCATCCGAGATTCGCAGTTCTTTCACTGCCTGATTCAGCTCTGCTGCCGCTTCATCCAGCTGCGTCTGCTCGGTTGCATTCTTCAGTGCCTTTCTGGCATCTTTCAGACGAACCTTTACCACCGCCCAGCTTGCAGAAGTGTAATCGCTGCCATTCATTTCGTTGACCGCATCAATTGCCTTTTCCACTTCTTCGGTATTCAGCTGTACTACATTGTTATCATCATCCGTTTCTCCGTTGGTGACACGTCTTGCCTCTTCCAGCGCATTTTTTACCGCCTGGATCAGACCTTTCGAACTGTAGGTAGCACCCGATACCGTATCCACTTCCGTGCTCTGTTTCTTCATCATCTGTGTTACCACATCCATCGCACGGTTGAAGAAGGTATCATCGTCTTCTTCTCCGATGACAAGAACTGCCTTGAGCGTGTTCTCCTGGATCACGATAGCAACCGTGATATCCCCGTTGTATCCTTCCGCGGTTCCATAATAGACGCCCTCATTATACGGGAGTGTCCCTGTAACCGTTGTTGTAGTATCGTCTTTCTTTTCCGTGTCGCTTCCGTCAGAGGTTCCACCGTTTTCCGCAGCTGTGCTCTCCGTCGCTGCTGCCTGGCTCAGTGCATTCCGCACCGCCTTGATGATTCCGTTGGAACTGAACGTTGCTCCGGATACCGTGTCAATGTTGTTCGTACTCTGTGCATTCAGAATCTGGCTGATCACACCGGAAGCTTTCTGGATATATTCGCTTCCATCATTCGTCTCCACGATCTGGATGCTGCTGATCTTTCCACCGCTGATCACAACTTCTACTTTCAGGTTCCCTGCGAATCCGCTTCCGGTTCCGTAATAGGTTCCGTCTTTATAGGATGACGGTTCCTGCACACTTCCCACTACTTCCGGTGTCGTATTCTGGTTTCCGGAAGTTCCTTCCTGTGAAGAGCCTGTCGTACCGCTGTCTTTTTCTCCGGTCAGTGCATTTTTCACCGCACTGATGATTCCTTTGGAGCTGTAGGTCGCACCGGACACGGTATCTACCTTCGTGCTCTGTTTTTTGATAATCTGATCGATCAGACCTTTCGCCCGTCCGAAAAACGGTTCATCATCAGAAGCACTTAAAATCTCGATGGACGCGATCTGTTTGTCTTTGATCTTAACCGCTACCGTGATATCTCCACGATATCCGGTTCCGGTTCCCTGATAGACACCATCTTCCAGATCAAAGGAACCTTTTGCCTGTTCCTCGTCTTCTGCCGTCTCATCCTCCGCATCTTCTGTGCTGGTCTTTACCACCGGTACTTCATCCTGCTGCTCCTGTGTCTCCTCCACAGACGCATTCATCTCATAAACCGGCACCTTATATCCATATAAAGATCCTGCCACACATGCCGCCACAACCGCAGCGGAAAGAACCGGGGCAAACGGTTTGCATTTTTCTATGACTTCCCTGATGTCCATCTGTTTTCTCTCCTTCTTTTGCTTCTGTTTCCTCTTATTTTTCGATCACAGTCACATCCATATCCGTCGTCAGGCTGTCTGCGATTCCTTCGGTCACATACAGTTCGCCATCCGATGTCTCCATAATCGCCTCAAATTCATCACTGTTTTCTCTCCAGAACTGCGCCGCTTTTTCCTCTCCCATGATAAACAGGGAAGTGGAAAGCCCGTCCGCAAGGGTTCCGTCATCGCTGACGATCGTTACGGAGATCAGACCGCTGTCTGCCGGATATCCGGTTGCCGGATCAATGATGTGATGATAGGTTACACCGTCTTCCTCAAAATAACGCTCGTATCCGCCGGAAGTGATCACCGCCTGATCTTCAATCTCCAGAATACCCAGATACTCTTCGGTATCGTCCGGACTCTGGATCGCTACTCTCCATTTGCTGCCGTCGGTCTTACATCCAAGCGCCTGTACATTTCCACCGAGGTTTACCAGACCGCTCGTCACACCGCAGTCCTGGTAAATCTGCATGATCTGGGAAGAAGTATATCCTTTCGCAATCCCGCCGAGATCGATCTCCATGCCATCCTGATCAAAAAAAATTTTTCTTGTATCTTTGTCGTAATTCACTTTGGATGCATCGGCAAGTGCCAGCTTCTCCTTCAGTGTATCGTCATCCGGCACATGATAGTCCTGCGTTGGAAATCCCCACGCCTGCATCACCGGATAAATCGCAATATCAAAAGCACCCTCTGTCTTTTTGTACAGCTCCAGTGCCCGCTCCACCAGGTATCCGCCTTCTTCGGAAAGCGTCGCCTCACCATTCTGGTTCAGCTGATAGATCTCGCTGTTCTCATTTCCGGTAGAAAGAAGTGCATCGAGTGCTTCCACCCGCTCTGCTGCCTTGTCAACCGCCTCCTGTGCATGTTCCCCATACGCCGTCAGCGTCATGTAGGTATCCATGGCAAAAAGATCTTTGGACGCTTCTGTTTCCTTGTCCGCATCTTCGCCGGATGCTTCCGATTCCGTCCCTGTATCCCCGGTTTCTTGCTCATCCTGCACCGTTTCCTCTACTGCGGATTCCTGTTTTGTTGTATTTTCCGTCTCATCTGTTGTTGTCTTCCCGCATCCACCGATA is part of the Blautia faecicola genome and encodes:
- a CDS encoding FMN-binding protein; amino-acid sequence: MGEFWTRAISLVAVIVCLTGYNTVLDKREQAEEKLKEQQAELEQEQSGNAAEEATEVAYKDGTYTGEAQGFGGPVDVEVIIENGKISEINITSAEKEDGAYLSMAEDIIPKIIEAQSADVDTISGATFSSTGIKEAVTQALEEAAN
- a CDS encoding FMN-binding protein, yielding MDIREVIEKCKPFAPVLSAAVVAACVAGSLYGYKVPVYEMNASVEETQEQQDEVPVVKTSTEDAEDETAEDEEQAKGSFDLEDGVYQGTGTGYRGDITVAVKIKDKQIASIEILSASDDEPFFGRAKGLIDQIIKKQSTKVDTVSGATYSSKGIISAVKNALTGEKDSGTTGSSQEGTSGNQNTTPEVVGSVQEPSSYKDGTYYGTGSGFAGNLKVEVVISGGKISSIQIVETNDGSEYIQKASGVISQILNAQSTNNIDTVSGATFSSNGIIKAVRNALSQAAATESTAAENGGTSDGSDTEKKDDTTTTVTGTLPYNEGVYYGTAEGYNGDITVAIVIQENTLKAVLVIGEEDDDTFFNRAMDVVTQMMKKQSTEVDTVSGATYSSKGLIQAVKNALEEARRVTNGETDDDNNVVQLNTEEVEKAIDAVNEMNGSDYTSASWAVVKVRLKDARKALKNATEQTQLDEAAAELNQAVKELRISDGSNEAPEPDVPESTYIDGEYPVTVLCLPDEDMDFVAYNLFATVAIRDDEIVGITNIYGDGGSDNDSYIRRAINGTSSKAGVVDQIIKKGNLDGIDTVSRATCTSQAIIDACQQALNNAKR
- a CDS encoding FAD:protein FMN transferase encodes the protein MKLKKALLVCLLPAFVIGGCGKTTTDETENTTKQESAVEETVQDEQETGDTGTESEASGEDADKETEASKDLFAMDTYMTLTAYGEHAQEAVDKAAERVEALDALLSTGNENSEIYQLNQNGEATLSEEGGYLVERALELYKKTEGAFDIAIYPVMQAWGFPTQDYHVPDDDTLKEKLALADASKVNYDKDTRKIFFDQDGMEIDLGGIAKGYTSSQIMQIYQDCGVTSGLVNLGGNVQALGCKTDGSKWRVAIQSPDDTEEYLGILEIEDQAVITSGGYERYFEEDGVTYHHIIDPATGYPADSGLISVTIVSDDGTLADGLSTSLFIMGEEKAAQFWRENSDEFEAIMETSDGELYVTEGIADSLTTDMDVTVIEK